In one Acipenser ruthenus chromosome 10, fAciRut3.2 maternal haplotype, whole genome shotgun sequence genomic region, the following are encoded:
- the LOC117409121 gene encoding nuclear receptor subfamily 4 group A member 2-like isoform X1, whose translation MPCVQAQYGSSPQGASPASQSYSYHPTGEYSSDFLTPEFVKFSMDLTNTEITATTSLPSFSTFMDNYNTSYDVKPPCLYQMPLSGQQSSIKVEDIQMHSYHQQSHLPPQSDEMMAHSGAMYYKPSSPPTPTTTSFQVQPSPMWDDPGSLHSFHQNYVATTHMIDQRKNPVSRLSLFSFKQSPPGTPASSCQMRFDGPLHVSMNPETSGAHHVIDSQSFAVPNAMRKQTPLGFPHSLHLGHGPQLMDNQVHSPPSRGSPSNEGLCAVCGDNAACQHYGVRTCEGCKGFFKRTVQKNAKYVCLANKNCPVDKRRRNRCQYCRFQKCLVVGMVKEVVRTASLKGRRGRLPSKPKSPQDPSPPSPPVSLISALVRAHVDSNPSMSGLDYSRFQANPDYQMTGDDTQHIQQFYDLLTGSMEIIRGWAEKIPGFADLPKQDQDLLFESAFLELFVLRLAYRSNPVEGKLIFCNGAVLHRLQCVRGFGEWIDSIAEFSSNLQSMNIDISSFSCIAALAMVTERHGLKEPNRVEELQNKIVNCLKDHVTFNSGGLNRPNYLSKLLGKLPELRTLCTQGLQRIFYLKLEDLVPPPAIIDKLFLDTLPF comes from the exons ATGCCCTGTGTTCAGGCTCAGTATGGGTCATCACCTCAAGGAGCCAGTCCAGCTTCACAGAGCTACAGCTACCACCCTACTGGAGAGTACAGCTCTGATTTCCTAACTCCAGAGTTTGTTAAGTTTAGCATGGACCTGACCAACACTGAGATCACAGCCACCACTTCTCTTCCCAGTTTCAGCACCTTCATGGACAACTACAACACCAGTTACGACGTAAAGCCCCCTTGCTTATACCAAATGCCCCTCTCAGGACAACAGTCGTCCATCAAGGTAGAAGACATTCAGATGCACAGCTATCACCAACAAAGCCACCTGCCACCACAGTCAGACGAGATGATGGCACACTCTGGTGCTATGTACTACAAGCCATCTTCACCCCCCACTCCCACGACAACAAGCTTCCAAGTTCAACCCAGCCCAATGTGGGATGACCCTGGTTCTCTTCACAGTTTCCATCAAAATTATGTGGCCACCACCCACATGATAGATCAACGCAAAAATCCAGTGTCAAGGCTGTCATTGTTTTCATTTAAGCAGTCTCCTCCTGGTACCCCAGCGTCTAGTTGTCAGATGAGATTTGATGGTCCTCTTCACGTATCCATGAACCCTGAAACATCCGGAGCCCATCATGTGATAGACAGCCAGAGTTTTGCTGTCCCAAATGCTATGAGAAAGCAGACACCCCTTGGCTTCCCGCACAGTCTTCATCTCGGCCATGGGCCACAGCTGATGGATAACCAAGTTCATTCACCTCCATCAAGGGGATCTCCGTCCAACGAGGGTTTGTGTGCAGTTTGTGGAGACAACGCAGCCTGCCAACATTACGGGGTGCGCACTTGTGAAGGATGTAAAGGGTTTTTTAAG CGCACTGTTCAGAAAAATGCTAAATACGTTTGTTTAGCAAACAAAAACTGTCCAGTTGATAAACGCCGCAGAAACAGATGCCAATACTGCCGTTTCCAAAAGTGCCTTGTTGTTGGCATGGTCAAAGAAg TTGTTCGTACAGCAAGTTTAAAAGGTCGAAGAGGTAGGCTACCTTCTAAGCCTAAAAGCCCCCAAGATCCTTCACCTCCTTCACCACCAGTCAGTCTAATCAGTGCCCTGGTACGGGCGCATGTAGACTCAAACCCTTCAATGTCCGGCCTGGACTACTCCCGA TTTCAGGCTAACCCTGACTACCAAATGACTGGAGACGACACTCAACATATCCAGCAGTTCTATGATCTCTTGACCGGCTCCATGGAGATCATCCGAGGTTGGGCAGAGAAGATCCCGGGGTTCGCTGATCTTCCTAAACAGGATCAAGATCTCCTCTTTGAATCTGCCTTTTTGGAACTTTTCGTCCTGCGACTGGCGTACAG GTCCAACCCTGTGGAAGGCAAACTCATTTTTTGCAATGGGGCGGTCTTGCACAGACTGCAGTGCGTCCGTGGATTTGGAGAATGGATAGACTCCATAGCTGAGTTTTCATCTAACCTTCAGAGCATGAATATAGACATATCTTCATTCTCCTGCATAGCTGCCCTTGCCATGGTAACAG AGAGGCACGGGCTAAAGGAACCCAACAGAGTAGAAGAACTTCAAAACAAGATTGTAAATTGTCTTAAAGACCATGTGACTTTTAATAGCGGTGGCTTGAACCGTCCAAACTACTTATCTAAACTGTTGGGAAAACTTCCAGAACTTCGCACACTCTGTACGCAAGGTCTGCAGCGCATCTTCTATCTAAAACTTGAAGACTTGGTCCCTCCCCCAGCAATAATTGATAAGCTCTTCTTAGACACACTACCCTTTTAA
- the LOC117409121 gene encoding nuclear receptor subfamily 4 group A member 2-like isoform X2 codes for MDNYNTSYDVKPPCLYQMPLSGQQSSIKVEDIQMHSYHQQSHLPPQSDEMMAHSGAMYYKPSSPPTPTTTSFQVQPSPMWDDPGSLHSFHQNYVATTHMIDQRKNPVSRLSLFSFKQSPPGTPASSCQMRFDGPLHVSMNPETSGAHHVIDSQSFAVPNAMRKQTPLGFPHSLHLGHGPQLMDNQVHSPPSRGSPSNEGLCAVCGDNAACQHYGVRTCEGCKGFFKRTVQKNAKYVCLANKNCPVDKRRRNRCQYCRFQKCLVVGMVKEVVRTASLKGRRGRLPSKPKSPQDPSPPSPPVSLISALVRAHVDSNPSMSGLDYSRFQANPDYQMTGDDTQHIQQFYDLLTGSMEIIRGWAEKIPGFADLPKQDQDLLFESAFLELFVLRLAYRSNPVEGKLIFCNGAVLHRLQCVRGFGEWIDSIAEFSSNLQSMNIDISSFSCIAALAMVTERHGLKEPNRVEELQNKIVNCLKDHVTFNSGGLNRPNYLSKLLGKLPELRTLCTQGLQRIFYLKLEDLVPPPAIIDKLFLDTLPF; via the exons ATGGACAACTACAACACCAGTTACGACGTAAAGCCCCCTTGCTTATACCAAATGCCCCTCTCAGGACAACAGTCGTCCATCAAGGTAGAAGACATTCAGATGCACAGCTATCACCAACAAAGCCACCTGCCACCACAGTCAGACGAGATGATGGCACACTCTGGTGCTATGTACTACAAGCCATCTTCACCCCCCACTCCCACGACAACAAGCTTCCAAGTTCAACCCAGCCCAATGTGGGATGACCCTGGTTCTCTTCACAGTTTCCATCAAAATTATGTGGCCACCACCCACATGATAGATCAACGCAAAAATCCAGTGTCAAGGCTGTCATTGTTTTCATTTAAGCAGTCTCCTCCTGGTACCCCAGCGTCTAGTTGTCAGATGAGATTTGATGGTCCTCTTCACGTATCCATGAACCCTGAAACATCCGGAGCCCATCATGTGATAGACAGCCAGAGTTTTGCTGTCCCAAATGCTATGAGAAAGCAGACACCCCTTGGCTTCCCGCACAGTCTTCATCTCGGCCATGGGCCACAGCTGATGGATAACCAAGTTCATTCACCTCCATCAAGGGGATCTCCGTCCAACGAGGGTTTGTGTGCAGTTTGTGGAGACAACGCAGCCTGCCAACATTACGGGGTGCGCACTTGTGAAGGATGTAAAGGGTTTTTTAAG CGCACTGTTCAGAAAAATGCTAAATACGTTTGTTTAGCAAACAAAAACTGTCCAGTTGATAAACGCCGCAGAAACAGATGCCAATACTGCCGTTTCCAAAAGTGCCTTGTTGTTGGCATGGTCAAAGAAg TTGTTCGTACAGCAAGTTTAAAAGGTCGAAGAGGTAGGCTACCTTCTAAGCCTAAAAGCCCCCAAGATCCTTCACCTCCTTCACCACCAGTCAGTCTAATCAGTGCCCTGGTACGGGCGCATGTAGACTCAAACCCTTCAATGTCCGGCCTGGACTACTCCCGA TTTCAGGCTAACCCTGACTACCAAATGACTGGAGACGACACTCAACATATCCAGCAGTTCTATGATCTCTTGACCGGCTCCATGGAGATCATCCGAGGTTGGGCAGAGAAGATCCCGGGGTTCGCTGATCTTCCTAAACAGGATCAAGATCTCCTCTTTGAATCTGCCTTTTTGGAACTTTTCGTCCTGCGACTGGCGTACAG GTCCAACCCTGTGGAAGGCAAACTCATTTTTTGCAATGGGGCGGTCTTGCACAGACTGCAGTGCGTCCGTGGATTTGGAGAATGGATAGACTCCATAGCTGAGTTTTCATCTAACCTTCAGAGCATGAATATAGACATATCTTCATTCTCCTGCATAGCTGCCCTTGCCATGGTAACAG AGAGGCACGGGCTAAAGGAACCCAACAGAGTAGAAGAACTTCAAAACAAGATTGTAAATTGTCTTAAAGACCATGTGACTTTTAATAGCGGTGGCTTGAACCGTCCAAACTACTTATCTAAACTGTTGGGAAAACTTCCAGAACTTCGCACACTCTGTACGCAAGGTCTGCAGCGCATCTTCTATCTAAAACTTGAAGACTTGGTCCCTCCCCCAGCAATAATTGATAAGCTCTTCTTAGACACACTACCCTTTTAA